One window from the genome of Metabacillus flavus encodes:
- the hutU gene encoding urocanate hydratase codes for METKRVIRAKKGLELECKGWEQEAALRMLYNNLDPDVAEKPEDLVVYGGIGKAARNWEAFDAIVHTLRRLDNDETMLVQSGKPVAVFKTHAAAPRVLLSNSVIVPKWANWDHFHELDRKGLMMYGQMTAGSWIYIGTQGILQGTYETFAEVARQHFGGSLKGTLTLTAGLGGMGGAQPLAVTMNGGVCLAVEADPDRIEKRLQTSYCDKMASSLDEAVKWAMEAKKKGEPLSIGVVGNAASLHHELLKRNIHIDIVTDQTSAHDPINGYIPENLTLEAAAELRKTHPKEYEKQASKSMAKQVEAMLEFQQRGAVVFDYGNNIRQIAKDEGVSNAFDFPGFVPAYIRPLFCEGKGPFRWAALSGDPEDIYRTDALIKELFPENKPLLRWIDMAQEKVAFQGIPSRICWLGYGERMKMGLAINDLVRSRELKAPIVIGRDHLDCGSVASPNRETEAMKDGSDAVGDWAILNALINVAAGGSWISVHHGGGVGMGYSLHAGMVAVADGTGLAEERLRRVLTTDPGMGIIRHADAGYDKAVEAAKEKGLDIPMIHPVKG; via the coding sequence ATGGAAACAAAACGCGTAATCCGTGCCAAAAAAGGGCTTGAATTGGAATGCAAGGGGTGGGAGCAGGAAGCAGCTTTGAGAATGCTCTATAACAATCTCGACCCGGATGTGGCGGAGAAACCGGAGGATCTCGTCGTATACGGGGGAATTGGAAAAGCGGCTCGAAACTGGGAAGCATTTGACGCAATCGTGCACACGCTCAGAAGACTGGACAACGATGAAACGATGCTCGTCCAATCCGGTAAACCTGTGGCCGTCTTTAAAACGCATGCCGCAGCGCCAAGGGTTTTGCTGTCAAACTCCGTCATCGTTCCAAAATGGGCAAATTGGGACCACTTCCACGAGCTCGACCGAAAAGGACTGATGATGTACGGTCAAATGACCGCAGGAAGCTGGATCTATATTGGAACTCAAGGAATTCTGCAAGGAACGTATGAAACCTTCGCTGAAGTCGCCCGGCAGCATTTTGGGGGCTCACTCAAAGGGACGCTCACCTTAACAGCGGGACTTGGCGGAATGGGCGGAGCCCAGCCTCTGGCAGTAACGATGAACGGCGGTGTCTGTTTGGCGGTTGAGGCCGATCCGGACCGAATTGAAAAGAGACTTCAAACAAGCTATTGCGATAAAATGGCATCCAGTCTGGATGAGGCCGTTAAATGGGCCATGGAAGCTAAAAAGAAAGGAGAGCCATTATCCATTGGGGTTGTGGGAAATGCAGCAAGCCTTCACCACGAGCTTTTAAAGCGAAACATCCATATTGATATTGTCACAGACCAAACCTCTGCACATGATCCGATCAATGGCTACATCCCGGAGAATCTCACTCTGGAAGCAGCAGCTGAATTAAGAAAGACCCATCCGAAGGAATATGAAAAACAAGCTTCGAAGTCGATGGCTAAGCAGGTTGAAGCGATGCTTGAATTCCAGCAGAGAGGAGCCGTAGTATTCGACTATGGAAATAATATCCGGCAAATTGCAAAGGATGAAGGAGTCAGCAATGCCTTTGATTTTCCAGGCTTCGTTCCTGCCTATATCCGTCCCTTGTTTTGTGAAGGAAAAGGTCCATTCCGCTGGGCTGCTCTTTCTGGTGATCCTGAGGATATTTACCGGACGGATGCCCTCATAAAAGAATTGTTCCCGGAAAACAAACCGCTTCTCCGCTGGATTGATATGGCACAGGAAAAGGTGGCATTTCAGGGGATTCCTTCGCGAATTTGCTGGCTTGGCTATGGAGAGCGGATGAAAATGGGGCTTGCCATCAATGATCTTGTCCGGAGCAGGGAATTAAAGGCACCAATCGTAATTGGCCGTGATCATTTGGATTGTGGATCCGTTGCTTCGCCGAATCGGGAGACGGAAGCGATGAAGGATGGCAGCGATGCAGTGGGAGACTGGGCGATTTTAAATGCTCTGATCAATGTTGCGGCAGGCGGTTCGTGGATTTCGGTCCATCACGGAGGCGGTGTCGGAATGGGCTATTCTCTGCATGCGGGCATGGTTGCCGTGGCAGATGGCACCGGGCTTGCGGAAGAAAGACTTCGGCGGGTTCTTACTACAGATCCTGGTATGGGCATTATCCGCCATGCTGATGCAGGATATGACAAAGCCGTTGAGGCTGCAAAGGAAAAAGGGCTGGATATTCCGATGATCCATCCTGTAAAGGGGTGA
- a CDS encoding exo-beta-N-acetylmuramidase NamZ family protein, producing MKKIIFALIAGVLAIGMATSVDASLFGHKKDKKVLTGAEMLLKEQKSLIKGKRVGLITNPTGVDRNLTSVVDLLAQDKDIKLTALFGPEHGVRGDAQAGQYVEYYIDEKTGVPVYSLYGQTKKPTPEMLKNVDVLVFDIQDVGSRYYTYIYSMAYAMEAAKENNIPIIVLDRPNPLGGIQTDGPVLEPAFSSFVGKYPIPLKHGMTVGELAKLFDSEFKIGADLKVVKMKGWKRSMDFDDTRLPFVMPSPNMPTLETAIVYPATGMIEGTNLSEGRGTTKPFELIGAPFINSDKLAGKLNSLELPGVSFRAASFTPTFSKHTGKLSHGVQLYVTDRKKFKAVKTGLSIVKTVKDMYPNDFQFLAADNFNLLLGNSWVKDMLVKGASVEEIEKKYEEERTKFLDIREKYLLY from the coding sequence ATGAAAAAAATAATATTCGCCCTGATTGCCGGGGTACTTGCAATCGGTATGGCTACATCGGTGGATGCTTCCCTTTTCGGGCATAAAAAAGATAAGAAAGTGCTCACTGGCGCCGAGATGCTGCTGAAGGAACAAAAAAGCCTGATTAAAGGAAAGCGCGTAGGTCTGATAACAAATCCTACCGGAGTTGACCGGAATCTTACAAGCGTTGTCGATCTGCTTGCACAGGATAAAGACATTAAACTGACCGCTCTTTTTGGTCCTGAGCATGGGGTACGTGGAGATGCACAGGCTGGGCAGTATGTTGAGTATTACATCGATGAAAAAACAGGAGTGCCGGTATACAGCCTTTATGGGCAAACGAAAAAGCCAACACCCGAGATGCTCAAAAACGTGGATGTGCTGGTTTTTGATATTCAGGATGTCGGCTCCCGCTACTACACGTACATTTACTCGATGGCTTACGCAATGGAAGCGGCGAAAGAAAACAACATTCCGATTATCGTTTTGGACCGGCCGAACCCGCTTGGCGGAATTCAAACGGATGGACCTGTTCTTGAACCAGCCTTCTCTTCATTTGTAGGCAAATACCCGATTCCACTAAAGCACGGGATGACGGTTGGAGAACTGGCAAAGCTCTTTGACAGTGAATTTAAGATCGGTGCTGACCTGAAAGTAGTGAAAATGAAGGGCTGGAAGAGAAGTATGGACTTTGATGATACCCGTCTTCCATTCGTCATGCCGTCACCGAACATGCCGACACTTGAAACCGCCATCGTTTATCCGGCAACAGGCATGATTGAAGGAACCAATCTTTCAGAAGGCAGGGGGACTACAAAACCGTTTGAACTTATTGGTGCACCGTTTATTAATAGCGATAAACTCGCTGGAAAACTGAACAGCTTGGAGCTGCCGGGCGTATCGTTTAGAGCAGCATCTTTCACTCCAACGTTTTCAAAGCACACCGGCAAGCTTTCACATGGGGTACAGCTCTACGTGACCGACCGGAAGAAGTTTAAAGCAGTCAAAACTGGCTTATCCATTGTGAAAACCGTAAAAGACATGTATCCGAATGATTTTCAGTTTTTAGCAGCCGATAATTTTAATCTTTTGCTTGGAAACAGCTGGGTGAAGGATATGCTGGTAAAGGGAGCATCCGTTGAAGAGATCGAGAAGAAGTATGAAGAGGAAAGAACAAAATTTTTGGATATTCGGGAGAAATATTTGCTGTATTGA
- a CDS encoding glycoside hydrolase family 3 protein: MKKTRFITYSLVSVLVLTTFAGIKSDAKAKQELRSTPAAAEQITDGMSLEEKVGQMLMPDFRNWQKQGESKLTGLTEMNDEVGSIIEKYHLGGVILFAENVVDTEQTVRLANGLQKASKNIPLFVTIDQEGGIVTRLQSGTNLPGNMALGAGRSLKNAYNTGAIVGKELHSLGINVNFAPSLDVNNNPGNPVIGVRSFGSSPELVASLGLQTIKGLQDQNMATTAKHFPGHGDTAVDSHYGLPMVTHDKERLKNVELYPFQKAIDANVDMIMTAHVQFPAIDDTTYKSKKDGQQIMVPATLSRKVLTDLLRDEMGFKGVVVTDALNMKAIAENFGQKEAVILAIKSGVDIALMPAPVTSKATEKNLTEVYNGVIDAVKSGEIPMSEIDNSVERILDLKMKRGIYKPEGSIQEDALEAKIAYAKKIVGSMKHYHLEKKMALDAVTLLKNEDKTLPFKPKKNEKVLILAPFEDQAEAMRRSIKELYSKQRISKVQVESLIFSGKVFDQKTAEKIDEADYVITGSYVVKNDPAVNDGVIDDPVTDSSKWATVFPRAVMNYSQKNSKKFVLMSLRNPYDAANFEEAKAVLAVYGFKGYTNGRFRQPNIPAGIETIFGLSEPKGKLPVDIPSVTHPNEILYPFGYGLKFNGKPLK; encoded by the coding sequence ATGAAGAAAACCCGTTTCATTACGTATAGTTTGGTCTCCGTTCTTGTTTTAACTACATTTGCAGGAATTAAATCCGATGCTAAAGCAAAACAGGAACTTAGAAGCACGCCAGCAGCTGCGGAACAAATAACAGATGGAATGTCTCTTGAAGAAAAAGTCGGCCAAATGCTGATGCCGGATTTCCGCAACTGGCAGAAGCAAGGGGAAAGCAAATTGACCGGCTTAACAGAAATGAATGATGAAGTCGGAAGCATCATTGAGAAGTACCATCTTGGCGGGGTCATTTTGTTTGCCGAAAATGTAGTAGATACAGAACAGACGGTTAGACTTGCAAATGGTCTTCAGAAAGCGAGCAAGAACATCCCGCTTTTTGTCACGATTGATCAGGAAGGCGGCATTGTAACAAGACTGCAATCAGGAACCAACTTGCCGGGAAACATGGCACTTGGTGCAGGTAGAAGCTTGAAAAATGCCTATAACACAGGAGCGATTGTCGGGAAAGAGCTTCATTCCCTGGGCATCAACGTCAATTTTGCTCCATCTCTAGATGTAAATAACAATCCCGGCAATCCAGTTATCGGGGTCCGCTCCTTTGGCAGCAGCCCGGAGCTGGTTGCTTCCCTTGGTCTTCAGACAATCAAAGGCCTGCAGGATCAAAACATGGCTACGACGGCAAAGCACTTCCCGGGACATGGGGATACAGCGGTTGATTCCCATTACGGTCTTCCGATGGTCACACATGATAAAGAACGATTAAAAAATGTAGAATTGTATCCTTTTCAAAAAGCGATTGATGCAAACGTCGATATGATTATGACTGCACATGTTCAATTCCCTGCGATTGACGATACCACATATAAAAGCAAAAAGGACGGTCAGCAGATTATGGTTCCTGCGACACTCTCACGCAAAGTGCTGACAGATCTGCTAAGAGATGAGATGGGCTTTAAGGGAGTCGTTGTAACCGACGCACTGAACATGAAAGCCATTGCTGAAAACTTTGGCCAAAAAGAAGCGGTGATTCTCGCCATTAAATCCGGTGTGGATATTGCCCTGATGCCTGCACCGGTTACGTCCAAAGCAACAGAAAAAAATTTGACCGAAGTATATAACGGGGTCATAGATGCAGTAAAATCCGGAGAAATTCCAATGAGTGAGATCGATAATTCCGTTGAACGGATTCTCGATTTGAAAATGAAGCGCGGCATATATAAGCCTGAAGGATCAATCCAAGAAGATGCACTGGAAGCAAAGATTGCCTATGCCAAAAAAATTGTCGGCAGCATGAAGCATTACCATTTAGAAAAGAAAATGGCATTAGACGCGGTGACGCTTCTGAAAAATGAGGATAAAACCCTGCCGTTTAAACCAAAAAAGAACGAAAAAGTTCTGATCCTTGCACCATTCGAAGATCAGGCGGAAGCAATGAGAAGGTCCATTAAGGAGCTCTACTCCAAACAAAGAATAAGCAAAGTCCAAGTGGAAAGCCTGATTTTTTCCGGAAAAGTATTTGATCAAAAAACCGCTGAGAAAATTGATGAAGCTGATTATGTCATTACCGGTTCCTATGTCGTGAAAAATGATCCGGCCGTTAATGATGGGGTTATTGATGATCCGGTGACAGATTCAAGCAAATGGGCAACCGTTTTTCCGAGAGCAGTTATGAACTACTCTCAGAAAAACAGCAAGAAATTTGTCCTGATGAGCCTGCGCAATCCTTATGATGCCGCTAATTTTGAAGAAGCGAAAGCGGTCTTGGCTGTCTACGGATTTAAAGGATATACAAACGGCCGGTTCCGGCAGCCGAACATTCCAGCGGGAATTGAAACGATCTTCGGATTATCTGAGCCTAAAGGAAAACTGCCGGTCGACATTCCTTCCGTAACTCATCCAAATGAAATTCTTTATCCATTTGGATACGGTTTAAAATTCAATGGAAAACCACTAAAATAA
- the pbp4b gene encoding penicillin binding protein PBP4B encodes MKRKTIGSLLTIAMIAPAAVPAQALNTPAQTIQAQEHQKASTLKQVKRPEEAGFSTFGLKRVDKLIQDEINQGFPGAALIVIKDGKIVKNEAYGYKKKYDGQTLLERPEKVKRDTLFDLASNTKMYAANFALQQLVSEGKINLEDKIQTYIPEFRDQETDVIKGKDTLRIIDVLHHTAGFPPDPQYHNPKVSKNLFSQDRDLTISMISRTPLTYQPGTKNIYSDVDYMLLGTIIEKVTGKQLDEYVEKHLYKPLGLKNTVFNPLQKGFKPKDAAATELMGNTRDGVIDFPNIRKYTLQGEVHDEKAFYSMGGVSGHAGLFSNTRDMAVLLQTMLNGGSYGNQQLFSKKTAKAFVQPSSMNPTYGLGWRLNGNESMEWMFGPYASDKAFGHTGWTGTVTILDPKYNLGIVLLTNKKHSPLVNPAKDSNTFQGDLFQTGKYGSVVTAVYEAMLKK; translated from the coding sequence TTGAAACGAAAAACAATAGGTTCCTTGCTGACGATTGCGATGATTGCACCGGCCGCTGTTCCTGCACAGGCGCTGAACACACCTGCACAAACCATACAGGCGCAGGAGCATCAAAAAGCCTCTACGCTTAAACAAGTAAAGAGACCGGAAGAAGCCGGTTTTTCCACATTCGGACTAAAGAGGGTGGACAAGCTGATTCAGGACGAAATCAACCAGGGTTTCCCGGGAGCCGCTCTCATTGTGATTAAGGATGGAAAAATTGTAAAAAATGAAGCCTATGGATATAAAAAAAAATATGACGGCCAGACACTTCTGGAGCGTCCTGAAAAAGTGAAACGGGATACCTTGTTTGATCTGGCTTCCAATACAAAAATGTATGCGGCCAATTTCGCCCTTCAGCAACTTGTATCAGAAGGGAAAATAAATCTTGAGGATAAAATTCAAACGTATATTCCGGAATTCCGCGATCAGGAAACTGATGTGATTAAAGGGAAGGACACTCTAAGGATTATCGATGTCCTTCATCACACAGCCGGCTTTCCGCCCGACCCGCAATACCACAACCCAAAAGTGTCCAAAAATCTTTTCTCCCAGGATCGGGACCTGACCATCAGTATGATCTCGAGGACGCCGCTAACGTACCAGCCTGGAACAAAAAACATATATAGTGATGTCGACTATATGCTGCTCGGCACCATAATTGAAAAAGTAACCGGAAAACAGCTTGATGAATATGTGGAAAAACACTTATACAAACCTCTTGGACTGAAAAACACCGTTTTCAATCCTCTTCAAAAGGGATTCAAACCGAAGGATGCTGCAGCTACAGAGCTTATGGGGAATACGCGTGATGGTGTAATTGATTTTCCGAATATTCGTAAATATACCCTCCAGGGGGAAGTGCATGATGAGAAAGCCTTCTATTCAATGGGAGGGGTATCAGGACATGCGGGGCTGTTTTCCAATACCAGAGATATGGCTGTCCTGCTCCAAACCATGCTGAATGGCGGAAGCTATGGCAATCAGCAGCTATTCAGCAAAAAAACGGCCAAAGCGTTTGTGCAGCCATCGTCCATGAATCCTACATACGGATTAGGATGGCGATTGAATGGTAATGAAAGCATGGAGTGGATGTTCGGGCCCTATGCGAGCGACAAAGCGTTTGGCCATACGGGGTGGACAGGCACTGTGACCATCCTGGATCCAAAATACAACCTGGGAATTGTTCTCCTTACAAATAAAAAACATTCGCCGTTAGTGAATCCAGCTAAAGATTCAAATACTTTCCAGGGCGATCTGTTTCAGACCGGAAAATATGGAAGTGTCGTTACAGCTGTTTATGAAGCCATGCTGAAAAAATAA
- the hutH gene encoding histidine ammonia-lyase: protein MVVLTGETLSLEEVRKICLDGERIVLKPESMRKVEQSREAVLKIVRDKKTVYGINTGFGKFSDVVIGEKDVNELQLNLIRSHACGVGDPFPEPVSRAMVLLRLNALLKGFSGIRPILAELLAELLNQHIHPVIPQQGSLGASGDLAPLSHLALVLIGEGKVFYSGKVCKASEAFHHAGLSPLILEAKEGLALINGTQAMTAMGVISYLEAEQLALQSEIIASLTMEGLEGIMDAFHPAIHEARGFPQQSAVAERMRIMLTGSKLVTRQGEKRVQDAYSLRCIPQVHGASWQALDYVKEKLEIEINAATDNPLIFDGGLTVISGGNFHGQPIALAMDFMKIAMAEFASISERRIERLVNPQLNDLPPFLSAQPGLQSGAMIMQYCAASFVSENKTLAHPASVDSIPSSANQEDHVSMGTIAARHCFSIIQNVRRVLAIECICALQAVQFRGINKMAPATRAYYDEAREIVPSITKDRVFSEDIENMAEWLKKNKAGWTALDEGREFEKWKQNA from the coding sequence ATGGTTGTTTTAACGGGTGAGACGCTCTCACTTGAAGAGGTAAGGAAAATTTGTCTGGATGGGGAACGAATCGTTCTCAAGCCAGAAAGCATGCGTAAAGTAGAACAAAGCAGGGAAGCGGTATTGAAAATCGTCCGGGATAAAAAGACAGTATATGGAATCAATACGGGTTTCGGCAAATTCAGCGATGTCGTGATTGGTGAGAAAGATGTAAATGAGCTGCAGCTGAACTTGATTCGCTCCCATGCATGCGGGGTAGGAGATCCTTTTCCTGAGCCTGTATCAAGAGCGATGGTCCTTTTGCGCCTCAACGCATTACTAAAAGGCTTTTCAGGAATCCGTCCTATTTTGGCAGAGCTGCTTGCTGAACTGCTTAATCAACACATTCATCCAGTCATTCCGCAGCAGGGATCTTTAGGGGCGTCAGGTGACCTTGCACCGCTCTCCCATCTAGCCCTTGTCCTAATCGGCGAAGGCAAAGTGTTTTATTCAGGAAAAGTGTGTAAAGCTTCTGAAGCATTTCATCATGCAGGCCTTTCACCGCTTATCCTGGAAGCGAAAGAAGGTCTCGCATTAATCAATGGAACCCAGGCGATGACCGCAATGGGGGTGATCAGCTATTTAGAGGCAGAACAACTTGCCTTGCAAAGCGAAATAATCGCATCGCTTACGATGGAGGGTCTGGAAGGGATTATGGATGCCTTTCACCCTGCCATCCATGAAGCGAGAGGATTTCCGCAGCAATCAGCGGTTGCGGAACGGATGCGAATAATGCTTACAGGAAGCAAGTTAGTGACAAGGCAAGGAGAAAAACGGGTTCAGGATGCCTATTCTCTTAGATGTATCCCCCAAGTGCACGGGGCTTCCTGGCAGGCTCTTGATTATGTGAAAGAAAAGCTTGAGATCGAAATAAACGCAGCGACCGATAATCCGCTGATTTTTGACGGAGGCCTCACGGTAATTTCAGGAGGGAATTTTCACGGACAGCCCATTGCCCTTGCCATGGATTTTATGAAAATTGCCATGGCGGAGTTTGCAAGCATTTCAGAACGGAGAATCGAACGGCTCGTGAATCCTCAGCTCAATGATCTGCCGCCCTTTTTAAGCGCTCAGCCCGGTCTTCAGTCCGGTGCGATGATCATGCAGTATTGCGCTGCCTCGTTTGTATCGGAAAACAAAACACTTGCCCATCCCGCAAGTGTGGATTCAATCCCGTCTTCAGCGAATCAGGAGGATCACGTAAGCATGGGAACGATTGCCGCCCGCCACTGCTTCAGCATCATTCAAAATGTGCGCCGGGTGCTGGCAATTGAGTGCATTTGCGCCCTTCAAGCCGTTCAGTTCCGCGGCATCAATAAGATGGCTCCTGCAACCCGGGCTTATTATGATGAAGCAAGGGAGATTGTGCCTTCCATCACCAAGGACCGGGTGTTTTCGGAAGACATAGAGAACATGGCGGAATGGCTAAAAAAAAATAAAGCCGGATGGACAGCTTTAGACGAAGGAAGGGAGTTTGAGAAATGGAAACAAAACGCGTAA
- the hutP gene encoding hut operon transcriptional regulator HutP: MTLKAHIGKYAVLLASLTDEELDLIKPSFDKILYCQGKVGSMNMQKVIAAVETAAKRNELILENCYRETHALYHAVLEGIEGVTRGQPSIGEMSRTVGLRFAIVRGRPYAEESEGEWIAVAFYGTIGAPIKGLEHETVGLGINHI, encoded by the coding sequence ATGACATTGAAAGCACACATTGGTAAATACGCGGTTCTTCTTGCTTCATTGACAGATGAAGAGTTGGATTTGATCAAGCCGTCTTTTGATAAAATCCTTTATTGTCAGGGCAAAGTAGGGTCAATGAATATGCAAAAGGTCATTGCGGCAGTTGAAACCGCAGCAAAAAGGAATGAGCTGATTCTGGAAAACTGCTACAGGGAAACCCACGCACTTTATCATGCTGTTTTAGAGGGGATTGAAGGGGTTACCCGCGGTCAGCCCTCTATTGGCGAGATGAGCCGGACGGTAGGCTTGAGGTTTGCCATTGTAAGGGGCAGGCCATATGCAGAGGAATCAGAAGGAGAATGGATTGCCGTCGCATTTTATGGAACAATCGGCGCCCCGATTAAAGGGCTCGAGCATGAAACGGTTGGTCTGGGAATTAATCATATATGA
- the hutG gene encoding formimidoylglutamase: MDPFSFLQPGKAAIFKDRFVTKVNETVIPYEEGITGDTGLIGLPFSKFSISLSQASEAPQAIRSCMSLYSTFSAERNKDYRNHKILDFGDVMTHPTSLPESLKRLYISVKEMIETNSCSRYILLGGDHGISYPSIRAFSENFGTIGIIQFDAHHDVRNLEDGGRTNGTPFRSLIEEGVVEGENLVQIGIRDFSNAEAYSDYAQEKRLSIYTMGDIERSGIIPIVEKEGDRLAEKVDVIYLSLDMDAVDQAFAPGCPAIGPGGLTSRELLSAVSAAAKHEKVRAMDIVEIDPSKDFRDMTSRLAVHAMMRFMYQ, translated from the coding sequence ATGGATCCATTCAGCTTTCTACAGCCAGGGAAGGCCGCAATCTTTAAAGATCGGTTTGTAACAAAAGTAAATGAAACCGTGATTCCTTATGAGGAGGGAATCACAGGAGATACAGGACTGATCGGACTGCCGTTTTCCAAGTTTTCCATTTCCTTGTCTCAGGCGTCTGAGGCTCCTCAAGCAATCCGGTCCTGCATGAGCCTTTATTCTACTTTCTCAGCGGAACGAAACAAGGATTACCGCAATCACAAAATACTGGATTTTGGAGATGTAATGACACACCCAACCAGTCTGCCCGAAAGCTTAAAAAGACTCTATATAAGTGTGAAGGAAATGATTGAAACGAATTCATGCTCCCGATACATTCTGCTCGGCGGCGATCATGGAATCAGCTATCCATCAATCCGGGCTTTTAGTGAAAACTTCGGAACAATTGGAATCATACAATTCGATGCCCATCATGACGTGCGGAACCTTGAGGATGGGGGGAGGACGAATGGTACACCCTTCAGAAGCCTGATTGAAGAGGGAGTAGTTGAAGGGGAAAATCTGGTTCAAATCGGCATCCGGGATTTTTCCAATGCTGAAGCTTACTCTGATTATGCACAGGAAAAACGCCTCTCAATCTATACAATGGGGGATATTGAAAGAAGCGGAATCATCCCCATTGTAGAGAAAGAAGGAGACAGGCTAGCGGAAAAAGTGGACGTTATCTATCTGTCTCTTGATATGGATGCAGTGGATCAGGCTTTTGCTCCCGGCTGTCCAGCTATTGGTCCGGGAGGATTAACGAGCAGGGAGCTTCTTTCAGCTGTTTCTGCAGCAGCAAAGCATGAGAAAGTACGGGCAATGGATATCGTAGAGATTGATCCTTCAAAAGACTTTAGGGATATGACAAGCCGGCTTGCAGTGCATGCAATGATGCGGTTTATGTATCAATGA
- the hutI gene encoding imidazolonepropionase — protein MTHDLILFNIGQLLLPETNGKPLKGEDMNRLRVLNNAAIAVKDGLVSWIGSTEEAERLLANEKRNVKGKVVSPGLVDPHTHLVFAGSRENELAMKQAGVSYLEILAKGGGILSTVHATKNASAKELFDKAAFHFERMISFGVTAIEAKSGYGLDHETELKQLRVIEQLHKNYPIRLVPTFLGPHAVPAEYKGKEDLFLEKMIQLLDVIKEEKLAQFADIFCETGVFTIDQSRQYMMKAKEKGFGLKIHADEIDTLGGTELAVSLGSASADHLVAASDEGIACLAESDTVAVLLPGTTFYLGKDHYARARKMMDEGAAVALATDFNPGSCVTENLQMIMSLAALKLKMTAEEIWNAVTVNAAHAIGLGGKAGIMAVGKQADFVIWDVPNYQYIPYHFGVNHAESVYTEGKKRWEKVRHGSIQLSTAREGRNL, from the coding sequence ATGACACATGACCTGATTCTTTTTAACATTGGACAATTGCTTCTGCCTGAAACTAACGGAAAGCCATTGAAAGGAGAGGACATGAACAGGCTTCGTGTTTTAAACAATGCAGCTATTGCCGTAAAAGATGGTCTTGTATCCTGGATCGGCTCTACTGAAGAAGCTGAGAGATTGCTCGCTAATGAAAAACGGAATGTAAAAGGGAAAGTAGTTTCACCAGGTCTTGTGGATCCGCATACCCATCTCGTATTTGCCGGAAGCAGGGAAAATGAGCTCGCAATGAAGCAAGCGGGCGTTTCCTACTTGGAAATCCTTGCGAAGGGGGGAGGAATCCTCTCCACAGTCCACGCTACAAAAAACGCATCCGCGAAAGAATTATTTGATAAAGCCGCTTTTCATTTTGAACGAATGATTTCATTTGGCGTTACAGCCATTGAAGCAAAAAGCGGCTACGGTTTGGATCATGAAACCGAGTTGAAACAGCTTAGGGTTATCGAACAGCTGCACAAAAACTACCCGATTCGTCTTGTACCTACATTTCTGGGGCCTCACGCCGTTCCTGCTGAATATAAAGGAAAGGAGGACTTGTTTCTTGAGAAGATGATTCAGCTCCTGGATGTCATAAAAGAAGAGAAGCTCGCTCAATTTGCAGATATCTTCTGTGAAACGGGAGTGTTCACGATTGACCAGTCGAGACAATATATGATGAAAGCGAAGGAAAAAGGATTTGGTTTGAAAATTCATGCCGACGAAATCGACACATTAGGCGGGACGGAGCTTGCGGTATCATTAGGTTCAGCCAGTGCCGACCACCTTGTTGCCGCCTCAGATGAAGGCATCGCTTGCTTGGCTGAAAGTGATACGGTAGCTGTGCTGCTTCCCGGAACCACCTTTTACTTAGGGAAGGATCATTACGCCCGAGCCCGAAAAATGATGGATGAAGGGGCAGCTGTAGCCCTTGCGACTGATTTTAATCCAGGAAGCTGCGTAACGGAAAATCTTCAAATGATCATGTCGCTTGCTGCCTTGAAGCTGAAGATGACAGCAGAGGAAATTTGGAATGCGGTGACCGTTAACGCCGCTCACGCTATTGGCCTCGGTGGTAAAGCGGGGATAATGGCAGTCGGAAAACAAGCTGATTTCGTCATCTGGGATGTGCCAAATTATCAATATATCCCTTATCATTTCGGAGTGAACCATGCAGAAAGTGTATATACCGAAGGAAAGAAAAGATGGGAGAAGGTACGCCATGGATCCATTCAGCTTTCTACAGCCAGGGAAGGCCGCAATCTTTAA